One genomic segment of Pedobacter endophyticus includes these proteins:
- a CDS encoding helix-turn-helix domain-containing protein: MIQLESISGTFKRERALQAIFPIRVLVIKEGRGWLCMNSGDYKLRDARVFFIPEEGLVRLDAQIEAGYWLTFTNSLYTDFLLQHLDPLAKTLFLKLSYEDLDGESTKAYGLLDQLQRDIEANKDLPFLSQSISLFLGYASGLDGYLAASSLDELQQILRFRAILEQFYKSERYGEFYAQGMGMGIQKLKNFVLRVLGKSLSSLIRDRVMREAEHLLSHNDYTIDEIAEILGFEQTKHLYYNFKRYKGMSIVQFKKAKGI; this comes from the coding sequence ATGATACAACTAGAATCAATTAGTGGGACTTTTAAACGTGAGCGGGCATTACAGGCCATATTCCCAATTCGGGTACTGGTTATTAAAGAGGGCAGGGGCTGGTTATGCATGAATTCTGGCGATTACAAGCTTAGAGACGCAAGGGTTTTCTTTATTCCGGAAGAAGGTTTGGTGCGGCTCGATGCCCAAATTGAAGCGGGCTATTGGTTAACGTTTACCAACTCGCTGTACACCGATTTTCTGCTTCAACATTTAGATCCACTGGCAAAAACGCTTTTTTTAAAACTATCTTATGAGGATTTAGATGGCGAATCGACAAAAGCGTATGGCTTACTAGATCAGCTGCAAAGAGATATTGAGGCAAACAAGGACTTGCCATTCTTATCGCAGTCTATTTCGCTCTTTCTTGGCTATGCCTCCGGTCTGGATGGTTATCTGGCGGCATCATCTCTTGATGAACTTCAACAAATTCTTCGTTTCAGGGCAATATTAGAACAGTTTTACAAAAGCGAGCGATATGGCGAATTTTATGCCCAGGGAATGGGAATGGGCATTCAAAAACTGAAAAACTTTGTATTAAGGGTATTGGGCAAAAGCCTTTCCTCACTAATAAGAGACAGGGTAATGAGAGAGGCAGAACATTTACTCAGTCACAACGATTATACAATAGATGAAATAGCCGAAATATTGGGCTTTGAGCAAACTAA
- a CDS encoding cold-shock protein — MRLGTVKFYNQEKGFGYITPSNGGKEVSVFAEGIIGQIKSNSIVKFDVEFTTGGLVAIKVVSLN; from the coding sequence ATGAGATTAGGAACAGTTAAATTCTACAATCAGGAAAAGGGGTTTGGATATATCACCCCATCAAATGGCGGAAAAGAAGTGAGCGTATTTGCCGAAGGCATTATTGGCCAGATCAAATCGAATAGCATCGTAAAGTTCGATGTTGAATTTACAACCGGCGGACTTGTCGCCATTAAAGTTGTGTCTTTAAATTAG
- a CDS encoding cold-shock protein, whose product MQGIVKFYNESKGFGFIKVDNGDEIFVHISGLKDKINQNDAVEFEISQGKKGPNAVNVKLV is encoded by the coding sequence ATGCAAGGTATAGTAAAATTTTATAATGAATCCAAAGGTTTCGGCTTCATTAAAGTAGACAATGGTGATGAAATCTTTGTGCACATCTCAGGCTTAAAAGATAAAATCAATCAGAATGATGCAGTGGAATTTGAAATTTCACAAGGAAAAAAAGGACCGAATGCTGTTAATGTTAAACTTGTTTAG
- a CDS encoding cold shock domain-containing protein: MDGVITAYNKQRGFGLISQYLVIESIYFDIADCKAKGLYVGSSVQFDIAITKKGRVAKNIMGVPKLKRSFRSVV, encoded by the coding sequence ATGGATGGTGTAATAACTGCTTACAACAAACAAAGAGGCTTCGGTCTGATTTCTCAATATTTAGTTATCGAAAGTATTTATTTCGACATTGCCGATTGCAAAGCGAAAGGACTATACGTAGGCAGTTCGGTGCAATTTGATATTGCCATCACCAAGAAAGGACGGGTAGCGAAAAACATTATGGGTGTACCCAAGTTAAAGCGCAGCTTTCGTTCTGTGGTTTAG
- a CDS encoding PQQ-dependent sugar dehydrogenase: MKTILSILFSAVAFVLICAATANKKITVRYLSNQNYHKIDTPDQDRFVKVPLVQGEFTEPTELTVLPNLDILVAQRRGEIMLYKNNSKKLIEAGKLNVYFKTNVPDVNAEEGLLGMAADPKFAINHYVYLFYSPFDKSVNRLSRFKLINDKIVKESEKIVLEFYSQRDICCHTGGSIAFGPDNLLYVSTGDNSTPFDVPKQKFVNKGYAPLDNRKGLQQYDSRRSAGNTNDLRGKILRIKMNDDGSYNIPEGNLFPKEEPKTRPEIFVMGNRNPYRIAVDQKTGYLYWGEVGPDASNDDALRGPRGYDEVNQAKKAGNFGWPYFIGNNYPYKAYDYTNGESGDAFDASGATNNSPNNTGLERVPAAQPAFIWYPYGESKEFPQVGSGGRTAMAGPVYYTRPNASPYPEYYNGKLIIYEWVRGWVKAVTMNAQGDYLSMEPFMANISLAAPIDMEQGPDGKLYILEYGKGWFSKNPDAGIVRIDYLKGNRPPAIKNLNIAKTSGLLPYKMTAKVDAKDPDGDALTYIWNLGKGITKTTTTPTLQYTFTKAGEYAISVKAIDRNKATAKSRIVPVFAGNEHPQVNISIAGNKSFYFPNEPVNYKVLVSDKGAKVNYSRIFISSTYTEGRDLAGAQLGHQQAVQTMIGKTLMLKSDCSTCHKESAASIGPAFDKIAAKYKNDGKAVDYLASKVIGGSQGVWGEVPMPAHAAMKQADVKKITEWIMSLGNKETVAASLPTSGKIVPPANIDKKKPVLTIKASYTDAGSMGLKPLTSTNLVNLRNNEIEAVDLQNFKGFEKKDIYGGDKLVLNNETAWIALKNIDLTGIASFNFAFARLNRGTNGKIEIRLDSENGAIVGTSTLESDVPLAPVIDGKMHTLYFIFKVEKEATKDKIVLSSITLKQKN, translated from the coding sequence ATGAAAACCATCCTTAGTATATTATTCTCTGCTGTTGCCTTCGTTTTGATTTGTGCAGCTACCGCCAATAAAAAAATTACCGTTCGCTATTTAAGCAACCAAAATTATCATAAAATTGATACGCCCGACCAAGATCGGTTTGTGAAGGTGCCATTGGTGCAGGGCGAATTTACCGAACCCACAGAATTAACCGTGCTGCCCAATCTTGATATTTTAGTGGCGCAACGTCGCGGAGAAATAATGCTTTATAAAAACAACAGCAAAAAACTGATTGAAGCTGGTAAATTGAACGTTTATTTTAAAACAAACGTACCCGACGTAAATGCCGAAGAGGGTTTACTTGGCATGGCCGCCGACCCTAAATTTGCGATTAACCATTATGTTTACCTTTTTTATAGTCCTTTTGATAAATCAGTAAATCGTTTATCTCGCTTTAAACTGATAAATGATAAAATTGTAAAGGAGTCGGAGAAAATCGTTTTAGAATTTTATTCACAACGCGACATTTGCTGCCATACGGGCGGATCGATCGCTTTCGGTCCCGATAATTTGCTGTACGTTTCTACCGGCGACAACTCTACGCCGTTTGATGTTCCAAAACAAAAGTTTGTAAATAAAGGCTATGCCCCGCTTGATAACCGAAAAGGCTTGCAACAATACGATTCGAGGCGATCGGCCGGGAACACCAACGATTTACGGGGAAAGATTCTCCGAATTAAAATGAACGACGACGGCAGTTACAATATTCCCGAAGGAAATCTCTTTCCAAAAGAAGAGCCCAAAACGCGGCCGGAAATTTTTGTAATGGGCAACAGGAACCCTTATCGTATTGCTGTTGACCAGAAAACAGGCTACTTATATTGGGGAGAAGTTGGCCCCGATGCGAGCAACGACGATGCGCTACGCGGACCGAGGGGTTACGATGAGGTGAATCAAGCCAAAAAAGCCGGAAACTTCGGCTGGCCCTACTTTATCGGCAACAATTATCCGTATAAGGCATACGATTATACCAATGGCGAAAGTGGCGATGCTTTCGATGCGTCGGGAGCAACAAACAATTCGCCAAACAACACAGGGCTTGAGCGGGTTCCGGCGGCACAGCCAGCATTTATCTGGTATCCGTACGGCGAGTCGAAGGAGTTTCCGCAAGTGGGTTCTGGCGGCAGAACGGCAATGGCTGGTCCGGTTTATTATACCAGGCCGAACGCTTCCCCCTATCCCGAATACTATAACGGCAAGCTGATAATTTACGAATGGGTGCGCGGCTGGGTGAAAGCAGTAACGATGAATGCGCAGGGCGATTATTTAAGCATGGAGCCTTTTATGGCCAATATATCGCTTGCTGCACCAATTGACATGGAGCAAGGGCCTGACGGAAAGTTGTACATTTTAGAATATGGCAAGGGATGGTTTTCAAAGAATCCTGATGCGGGAATTGTAAGAATTGATTATTTAAAGGGTAATAGGCCACCTGCAATTAAAAACCTGAACATTGCTAAAACAAGCGGTTTGCTTCCGTACAAAATGACGGCAAAGGTAGATGCGAAAGACCCCGACGGCGATGCCCTAACTTATATTTGGAACCTAGGCAAAGGAATTACAAAAACCACTACCACGCCTACTTTACAATACACATTTACGAAAGCAGGCGAATATGCGATCAGTGTAAAGGCTATTGACCGCAACAAAGCGACGGCAAAAAGTAGAATTGTGCCCGTGTTTGCTGGTAACGAACATCCGCAGGTTAACATCAGCATTGCAGGAAACAAAAGCTTTTATTTTCCGAATGAGCCAGTAAATTATAAGGTGCTTGTGAGCGATAAAGGTGCAAAAGTGAATTACAGCCGTATTTTTATCTCGAGCACTTATACCGAAGGCCGTGATTTAGCCGGCGCACAATTGGGCCACCAACAAGCGGTACAAACAATGATCGGAAAAACGCTGATGCTGAAATCTGATTGCAGCACCTGCCATAAAGAATCTGCGGCTTCTATCGGTCCCGCTTTCGACAAAATTGCTGCAAAATATAAAAACGATGGTAAGGCGGTCGATTATCTGGCATCCAAAGTAATTGGGGGCAGTCAGGGCGTATGGGGCGAAGTGCCTATGCCTGCACACGCGGCCATGAAACAGGCCGATGTTAAAAAGATAACGGAATGGATTATGAGCCTCGGCAATAAAGAAACCGTTGCAGCCTCGTTGCCAACATCCGGAAAAATAGTGCCGCCTGCTAATATCGATAAGAAAAAACCAGTATTAACCATAAAGGCAAGCTACACAGATGCCGGTTCGATGGGCTTAAAACCGCTTACAAGCACCAATTTGGTCAACCTCAGAAATAATGAAATTGAGGCGGTGGACCTACAAAATTTTAAGGGCTTTGAAAAGAAAGACATTTACGGAGGCGATAAACTTGTGTTGAACAACGAAACCGCATGGATAGCGTTGAAGAATATTGACCTGACTGGCATTGCAAGCTTCAATTTTGCATTTGCTCGCTTAAACAGGGGCACAAACGGAAAGATCGAGATCAGGCTCGACAGCGAAAACGGCGCAATTGTTGGAACATCCACACTGGAAAGTGATGTGCCGTTAGCGCCAGTTATCGATGGAAAAATGCATACACTGTATTTCATTTTTAAAGTTGAAAAAGAAGCTACTAAAGATAAAATAGTGCTAAGTTCAATTACGCTGAAACAGAAGAATTGA
- a CDS encoding HAD family hydrolase produces the protein MKNIKNIIFDYGNVIFEIDFKIAQASFKKLGINDIENFFAHKAHNQLFDDFETGAISPAQFREGIRKAANNPALTNEQIDEAWNSLLIGTIQENHDLLLKVKEKYRTFLLSNNNEIHYDWIINYLKTTFELNNYDEYFEKAYFSQHMKLRKPNTNIFEQVLKENGLNPAETLFIDDSPQHIEGAKSVGLNTLLMTEKPAQLESFLKANGIL, from the coding sequence ATGAAAAACATAAAAAACATCATTTTTGATTATGGCAACGTAATCTTCGAAATTGATTTTAAAATTGCCCAGGCTTCTTTCAAAAAACTCGGCATTAACGATATAGAAAACTTCTTTGCGCATAAGGCACACAATCAATTGTTCGATGATTTTGAGACGGGCGCAATTTCGCCAGCCCAGTTTCGCGAGGGAATAAGAAAGGCAGCGAACAACCCGGCGCTTACCAACGAGCAAATTGACGAGGCCTGGAACAGCTTATTAATTGGCACCATTCAAGAGAACCATGATTTGCTTTTAAAAGTGAAAGAAAAATATCGCACTTTTTTATTGAGCAACAACAACGAAATCCACTACGATTGGATTATCAATTACCTGAAAACAACATTCGAACTGAACAATTACGACGAATATTTCGAAAAGGCTTATTTTTCGCAACACATGAAGTTGCGTAAGCCCAATACAAACATTTTTGAACAGGTATTAAAAGAAAACGGACTGAACCCTGCTGAAACCTTATTTATTGACGATAGTCCGCAGCATATTGAAGGCGCTAAAAGCGTAGGATTAAACACTTTACTAATGACAGAAAAACCTGCTCAGCTGGAAAGCTTTTTAAAGGCGAACGGAATTTTGTAG
- a CDS encoding proline dehydrogenase family protein gives MDLSPNKQPNFDNTEVAFRQKNNTELKKAYWLFKMIGSNFLTKVGPPITNFFLNIGLPIEGAVKATIFQQFCGGETITECDKAIAQLARGGVGTILDYSVEGEEEEVVFDETCEEIIRTILRADGDLNIPITVFKITGIGRFALLEKLDAKGHLTQAENFEFERVKMRCEKICRTAFDKGVPVMIDAEETWIQDTIDELALDMMRKFNKERIIVYNTYQMYRHDKLADMKADHLIAKASGFILGVKMVRGAYMEKERKRAQERGYPSPIQPDKESSDRDYNASLRYCVDHIEEIAIVCGTHNEESSRLLTYLLDERKIAHNHPHVYFAQLLGMSDNLSFNLADAGYNVAKYVPYGPIKAVMPYLFRRAQENTSVAGQTGRELGLIERELKRRKSLTR, from the coding sequence ATGGATTTATCGCCCAATAAACAACCTAATTTCGATAACACCGAAGTTGCCTTTCGTCAAAAGAACAACACCGAACTAAAAAAAGCCTATTGGCTTTTCAAGATGATTGGCAGCAATTTTTTAACTAAGGTTGGTCCGCCGATAACCAATTTCTTTTTAAATATTGGTTTACCCATCGAAGGTGCGGTTAAAGCGACTATTTTTCAACAGTTCTGCGGTGGAGAAACGATTACGGAATGTGATAAGGCCATTGCTCAATTGGCAAGGGGTGGTGTAGGTACCATTTTAGATTATTCTGTGGAAGGCGAGGAGGAAGAAGTTGTTTTTGATGAAACCTGCGAGGAAATTATCAGAACAATTCTTCGTGCAGATGGCGATCTGAACATTCCGATTACGGTTTTTAAGATCACAGGCATTGGTCGTTTTGCACTTTTGGAAAAATTAGACGCTAAAGGCCATTTAACACAGGCAGAAAATTTTGAGTTTGAACGCGTGAAAATGCGTTGTGAAAAAATCTGCAGAACAGCTTTCGACAAAGGCGTACCTGTTATGATTGATGCTGAGGAAACCTGGATTCAGGACACGATCGACGAATTGGCTTTGGATATGATGCGCAAGTTTAACAAAGAGCGCATTATTGTTTACAATACTTACCAAATGTATCGCCATGATAAATTGGCGGATATGAAAGCCGACCATTTGATTGCGAAGGCTTCAGGCTTTATTTTAGGTGTAAAGATGGTTCGCGGTGCCTATATGGAAAAAGAACGCAAGCGTGCACAGGAGAGGGGTTATCCTTCGCCAATTCAGCCCGATAAAGAGTCATCGGATAGGGATTATAACGCATCGCTGCGTTATTGTGTAGATCATATTGAGGAGATTGCTATTGTTTGCGGAACGCACAACGAAGAAAGCAGCCGCTTATTAACCTATCTGCTAGATGAGCGAAAAATAGCACACAACCACCCGCATGTGTATTTTGCGCAGCTGTTGGGAATGAGCGATAATTTGAGCTTTAACCTTGCCGATGCAGGCTATAACGTAGCCAAGTATGTACCTTATGGGCCTATTAAAGCGGTTATGCCTTACTTGTTTAGAAGGGCCCAGGAAAACACCTCGGTTGCCGGCCAAACAGGTAGAGAGTTGGGTTTGATTGAAAGAGAGTTGAAGCGGAGGAAAAGCCTTACCCGTTAA
- a CDS encoding RNA-binding S4 domain-containing protein, with protein MIQFKLEGEFIPLIQLLKATGLVGTGGDAQAAVSDGLVKCNGEVELRKRYKVRVGDIITFEHDKIEVI; from the coding sequence ATGATACAATTCAAATTAGAAGGCGAATTTATTCCGTTGATTCAATTGTTAAAAGCCACCGGCTTAGTAGGAACTGGCGGCGATGCCCAGGCTGCTGTGAGTGACGGACTTGTAAAATGTAACGGAGAAGTAGAACTTCGCAAGCGTTATAAGGTTCGGGTTGGCGATATCATTACCTTTGAACACGATAAAATCGAAGTAATATAA
- the aroB gene encoding 3-dehydroquinate synthase, with protein sequence METLTSAGHSLYFESNLDALKTLLESNKYSKVFILADENTSEICLPTFQSMMDDFADFDLIETSAGEENKNIDFCIGIWKTLLDFEADRKSLMINLGGGVITDMGGFIASTYKRGIDFINVPTTLLSQVDASVGGKTGIDIDNVKNMVGTFTLPQMVFIETEFLKTLPQRELLSGFAEMIKHGLIYDKTYYEKLKTTDYLTPSAEDIYRSVQIKNEVVTIDPQEQNLRKILNFGHTIGHAVESYSLANDENPLTHGEAIAIGFVCEAALSIKNSTLTKDELNDISTYILELYPKYHIKKESFDTLLALMQSDKKNEDGNILFSLLERQGKCTFNCRVSTADILSSLDYYNSL encoded by the coding sequence ATGGAAACCTTAACGAGCGCAGGCCATTCGCTTTATTTCGAAAGCAATTTAGACGCCTTAAAAACCCTTTTAGAAAGCAACAAATACAGTAAAGTGTTCATCCTTGCCGATGAGAACACAAGTGAAATTTGCTTGCCAACCTTTCAGTCGATGATGGATGACTTTGCCGATTTCGATTTGATAGAGACATCAGCAGGCGAAGAAAATAAGAATATCGATTTTTGTATCGGCATTTGGAAAACCTTATTGGATTTTGAGGCGGACCGCAAAAGCCTGATGATTAATTTGGGCGGCGGCGTGATTACCGATATGGGTGGCTTTATCGCATCGACCTACAAACGCGGCATCGATTTCATCAATGTTCCCACTACGCTACTCTCGCAAGTTGATGCTTCCGTTGGCGGCAAAACGGGTATTGATATCGACAATGTTAAAAACATGGTGGGTACCTTTACGCTTCCGCAAATGGTATTTATAGAAACGGAATTCTTAAAAACCCTGCCTCAACGCGAGCTTTTATCGGGCTTTGCCGAAATGATTAAACATGGGCTCATTTACGATAAGACTTACTACGAGAAATTAAAAACAACGGATTACTTAACACCTTCGGCCGAAGATATTTACCGTTCGGTACAAATTAAGAATGAAGTAGTAACGATAGATCCGCAAGAACAAAATCTACGTAAGATCTTAAATTTCGGACATACCATTGGGCATGCAGTAGAAAGCTATTCGCTGGCAAACGATGAAAATCCGCTTACCCACGGCGAGGCAATTGCTATAGGCTTTGTTTGCGAGGCTGCGTTATCAATCAAAAACAGCACTTTAACAAAGGATGAATTGAACGATATCAGCACTTACATTTTGGAGTTATATCCGAAATACCACATCAAAAAAGAAAGCTTTGATACGCTTTTAGCGTTGATGCAGAGCGATAAAAAGAATGAGGATGGCAATATTTTATTCTCTCTTTTAGAAAGGCAAGGAAAATGCACGTTTAACTGCCGTGTAAGCACCGCCGATATTTTGAGCAGTTTGGATTATTATAACAGTTTATAA